From Cellulomonas fimi ATCC 484, a single genomic window includes:
- the malQ gene encoding 4-alpha-glucanotransferase has product MADDTQTASDALLRLAAAYDITPDWWGFDGQHNVASAATLQGVLAALGVDASSPERIELALAHREDMPWRRTLPPVVVVREGRHAHVPVHVTHGDPVEVWLELDPEVGGGRRELTQADVPVAPRTVDGRLVGRATFTLPADLPLGWHELHADGPSAHGRTPVVVTPDRLELPEVLEGRRAWGVMAQLYSVRSRRSWGVGDLADLADIGALTARLGADFLLINPLHAAEPQVPMTPSPYLPTTRRFVNPLYVRVEEIPEAAYLTAADRTLVEWAGEQALALDTDPGPIDRDAAWTAKRSALEVVFAVPLSAARQADLDSFVEEQGPGLETFALWCALAERYGADTRTWPADALEPGSAFVAEARTELADRVAFHRWLQWVADEQLAAAHRTALDNGMLLGVMHDLAVGVHPQGADVWSLGDVLARGASVGAPPDMYNQQGQDWSQPPWQPDALARAAYRPYRDMLRTVLRHAGAIRIDHVLGLFRLWWVPQGASPSEGAYVRYDHEALVGILALEAHRAGAVVIGEDLGVVEPWVRDYLSERGILGTSVLWFERDMHGAPLEPQHYRELVLATVTTHDLPPTAGYLAGEHVAIRERLGLLTEPVATVRAAAAAERDRMLDALRARDLLGPDPSEREIVEALHRYVLATPSVLVGVSLADAVGERRAQNQPGTDQEYPNWKVPLADSAGQVVLVDDLFTNARLYSLAAVMNEWR; this is encoded by the coding sequence GTGGCCGACGACACGCAGACCGCGTCCGACGCGCTGCTGCGCCTCGCGGCGGCCTACGACATCACGCCCGACTGGTGGGGCTTCGACGGGCAGCACAACGTCGCGTCCGCGGCGACGCTGCAGGGCGTGCTCGCGGCGCTCGGCGTCGACGCCTCCTCGCCCGAGCGCATCGAGCTCGCGCTCGCGCACCGCGAGGACATGCCGTGGCGGCGCACGCTGCCCCCCGTCGTCGTCGTGCGCGAGGGCCGGCACGCCCACGTGCCCGTCCACGTCACGCACGGTGACCCGGTCGAGGTCTGGCTCGAGCTGGACCCGGAGGTCGGCGGCGGCAGGCGCGAGCTCACGCAGGCCGACGTGCCCGTCGCGCCGCGCACCGTCGACGGCCGTCTCGTGGGGCGCGCGACCTTCACGCTGCCCGCCGACCTGCCGCTCGGCTGGCACGAGCTCCACGCGGACGGGCCGAGCGCGCACGGCCGCACACCCGTCGTGGTCACGCCCGACCGCCTCGAGCTGCCCGAGGTGCTCGAGGGCCGGCGCGCGTGGGGCGTCATGGCCCAGCTCTACTCGGTCCGCTCGCGGCGGTCGTGGGGCGTCGGGGACCTCGCGGACCTCGCGGACATCGGCGCCCTCACCGCGCGGCTCGGTGCGGACTTCCTGCTCATCAACCCCCTGCACGCGGCCGAGCCGCAGGTCCCGATGACCCCGTCGCCGTACCTCCCGACGACGCGCCGGTTCGTCAACCCGCTCTACGTCCGCGTCGAGGAGATCCCCGAGGCCGCCTACCTCACGGCCGCCGACCGCACGCTCGTCGAGTGGGCCGGCGAGCAGGCCCTCGCGCTGGACACCGACCCCGGGCCGATCGACCGCGACGCCGCGTGGACCGCGAAGCGCTCGGCGCTCGAGGTCGTGTTCGCCGTGCCGCTGTCCGCCGCCCGCCAGGCCGACCTCGACTCGTTCGTCGAGGAGCAGGGCCCGGGCCTGGAGACCTTCGCGCTGTGGTGCGCCCTGGCCGAGCGGTACGGCGCCGACACGCGCACCTGGCCCGCTGACGCGCTCGAGCCCGGGTCCGCGTTCGTCGCCGAGGCGCGCACCGAGCTGGCCGACCGCGTCGCGTTCCACCGGTGGCTCCAGTGGGTCGCCGACGAGCAGCTCGCGGCCGCGCACCGCACCGCGCTCGACAACGGCATGCTCCTGGGGGTCATGCACGACCTCGCCGTCGGCGTGCACCCGCAGGGCGCGGACGTGTGGTCGCTCGGCGACGTGCTCGCCCGGGGCGCGAGCGTCGGCGCGCCGCCCGACATGTACAACCAGCAGGGCCAGGACTGGTCGCAGCCGCCGTGGCAGCCCGACGCGCTCGCGCGCGCCGCGTACCGGCCCTACCGCGACATGCTGCGCACGGTCCTGCGGCACGCGGGCGCGATCCGCATCGACCACGTGCTCGGGCTGTTCCGTCTGTGGTGGGTGCCGCAGGGTGCGTCCCCGTCCGAGGGGGCGTACGTGCGCTACGACCACGAGGCGCTCGTCGGGATCCTCGCGCTCGAGGCGCACCGCGCGGGCGCGGTCGTCATCGGCGAGGACCTGGGCGTCGTCGAGCCTTGGGTCCGCGACTACCTGTCGGAGCGCGGCATCCTCGGCACGTCGGTGCTGTGGTTCGAGCGCGACATGCACGGCGCGCCCCTGGAGCCGCAGCACTACCGCGAGCTCGTCCTCGCGACCGTGACGACGCACGACCTGCCGCCGACCGCCGGCTACCTCGCGGGGGAGCACGTCGCGATCCGCGAGCGGCTGGGGCTGCTCACCGAGCCGGTCGCCACCGTGCGCGCCGCCGCGGCAGCCGAGCGGGACCGCATGCTCGACGCGCTGCGCGCCCGCGACCTGCTCGGTCCCGACCCCTCCGAGCGGGAGATCGTCGAGGCGCTGCACCGGTACGTGCTGGCCACGCCGTCCGTGCTCGTCGGTGTCTCGCTCGCGGACGCGGTCGGGGAGCGGCGCGCGCAGAACCAGCCGGGCACGGACCAGGAGTACCCGAACTGGAAGGTGCCGCTCGCGGACAGCGCCGGACAGGTCGTGCTCGTGGACGACCTGTTCACGAACGCCCGCCTGTACTCGCTGGCCGCGGTCATGAACGAGTGGCGCTGA
- a CDS encoding toxin, which translates to MPADPPRRLRVVGNSGAGKTTLAREAARRLGVGHLELDAVFWAEHWTMRDVAEAHALLRDFLASPGARDGWVTDGNWNSRRGELLEDADAVVWLDYPRRVVMARVLRRTLRRGALREELWHGNRERLRNLLRREPDENIVLWSWTQHESYRERYAALASSGDVPVIRLRHPREARAWLESLEPGTPGRG; encoded by the coding sequence GTGCCTGCCGACCCGCCCCGCCGCCTGCGCGTCGTCGGCAACTCCGGCGCGGGCAAGACGACGCTCGCCCGCGAGGCCGCCCGTCGTCTCGGCGTCGGCCACCTCGAGCTCGACGCCGTCTTCTGGGCCGAGCACTGGACGATGCGCGACGTGGCCGAGGCGCACGCGCTCCTGCGCGACTTCCTCGCGTCGCCGGGGGCGCGCGACGGGTGGGTCACCGACGGGAACTGGAACTCGCGCCGCGGGGAGCTCCTCGAGGACGCCGACGCCGTGGTGTGGCTCGACTACCCGCGCCGTGTCGTCATGGCGCGGGTACTGCGCCGCACCCTGCGCCGCGGGGCGCTGCGCGAGGAGCTGTGGCACGGAAACCGTGAGCGGTTGCGCAACCTGCTGCGCCGCGAGCCGGACGAGAACATCGTGCTGTGGTCCTGGACGCAGCACGAGAGCTACCGGGAGCGCTACGCCGCGCTGGCCAGCAGCGGCGACGTGCCGGTGATCCGGTTGCGCCACCCGCGCGAGGCCCGGGCCTGGCTGGAGAGCCTGGAGCCCGGCACTCCCGGACGCGGCTGA